One Peromyscus eremicus chromosome 17, PerEre_H2_v1, whole genome shotgun sequence genomic window, TTATTTTTCAGAAATTTAGCACATTTCTAGAGTTCTATGTCCTTTTATTTTGGAACATCTAACATTTTCAGATGGATCAACTTTTATTATATAAGCACTCACATTTAACTATCATTCATTAATAGTTTGatacaatgaagaaaatgaaaatcaaaaaatatttaatttaaaaacatgtaagtattcattcatttgttcaacaCTGCCAAGTTTTCCACTCTTTGGGATTATCACATCTATCATGAAGTACATATTTAAAGGAAAATGCTAGGCAATTAGAAActgcataattaaaaaaaaatcagtgatttCCTAGTATGCAAAAACCCCTCATCACATTCAATAATGCAGCACATATATTAAAGATTATACTTTTGAAATGACTTCATCATTGACTTTTCTGTTGGAACTACACCGTGGAAtataaaaatgttcttaaaaCGGTATAACGAAGCATAGAAACTAAAGTATGCTTTCTAGGTTGCAAATTTATCTTAGCCATCGCTCCCTACAAACAATAATCCAAAGTGGACATATACCCCCATTGACTCATCCGTTAAGACCACCCAGCCTACGGAGAGTCTGTCTCGGTTTCAGCACTTCTTCCCTGCCTTGGCATGGGTGAGGATGTGAAGTTTCAGGTTATTTGACTGAATAAAGCTCTTCTGGCAGCCGTCAAAGGGGCACACAAAGGGCTTCTCGCCAGTGTGGATGCGGATATGGGTGCGCAAGTTGAAGTCCAGCGAGAAGCGCTTGCCACACCCTTCGAAGGTGCACTGAAACGGCTTCTCTCCACTATGCACCAGAAGGTGTCGCTTCAGTTTCGAGCCCTCCGTAAAAGCTTTCCCGCACTCGGCACACGCGTGCTGTCGGGGACCGTGAATAAGCAAGTGCTTCCTCAGGGCAGTTTTATCCTTCAGCTTTTTCTTGCAACCAATCTGAGGGCACTCCAGCATCGATAAGGGACCACAGTGTTCACCACCCTTCGGCTCCTCTCCAGGAAACCCCGCAAGCTGCTTATGATCTGATAAATCCGCTTCCGATATTTTTTCAGCAGGAAGCTCCGGGTTAGTCGTGTACGTGGAACATTCAAGTGCTGAGCAGGCTCCAACCGTCTGTTGAGGCTGCTCTTGCTTGGCCTCG contains:
- the Zfp42 gene encoding zinc finger protein 42 homolog, which codes for MKKMAKTSGQKGQGEGALSRGNADQEEARQDQKTRGEPLHVTYPIHDEDVYSETSPETEDEDFPDGYIECIIRGEFSEPILEEDLLFKAFENLEEAEQDLSRHILEASSLLESSLEYVKTQEESEAKQEQPQQTVGACSALECSTYTTNPELPAEKISEADLSDHKQLAGFPGEEPKGGEHCGPLSMLECPQIGCKKKLKDKTALRKHLLIHGPRQHACAECGKAFTEGSKLKRHLLVHSGEKPFQCTFEGCGKRFSLDFNLRTHIRIHTGEKPFVCPFDGCQKSFIQSNNLKLHILTHAKAGKKC